In Mercenaria mercenaria strain notata chromosome 15, MADL_Memer_1, whole genome shotgun sequence, a single genomic region encodes these proteins:
- the LOC123535192 gene encoding arylsulfatase I-like, whose protein sequence is MLTRGSRKKLRNVVLIISLLILLVRVLTLRRTSKYTDVVSNHEDVNAFTSNVSKPNILFILADDYGYNDIGYHGSEIKTPNLDKLAMSGVRLENYYVQPICTPTRSQLLTGRYQIHTGLQRGVIWPTQPRSIPLDSKTIADKLSDAGYSTHMVGKWHLGYHKREYLPTRRGFHSFFGFLNGHGEYFSYKSKYKHYRGFDLRENEAPANIKKYQGKYSTHVYANRVIDIFKQHKTGNPLFVYLSFQAPHTPLQVPESYLNQYKHIQVPGRKKYAAMVSCMDEAVGKITQALKDIGVWDNTLLIFTSDNGAEYGSGSNKPLRGFKASYWEGAIRAVGFIHGKLLNPKLIGSTSNELLHVTDWFPTLVSLAGGDYEGTKPLDGHDQRECIFEGKSSKRSEILINIDPLTVAPGSPLFNKTFDTTISASLRLGKWKLVTGTPTGGPIRKPRNPNLWLMNIEKDPHERKDLSDQYPSLVQYMLKRLEYYQSTAAPPVVPTEDPKADPALLGGFWGPWLDN, encoded by the exons ATGTTGACAAGAGGAAGTCGGAAAAAGCTGAGAAATGTTGTCTTGATTATCTCTTTACTTATACTACTGGTACGTGTATTGACGTTACGTCGTACGTCAAAATATACCGACGTCGTTAGTAATCACGAAGATGTTAATGCATTTACAAGTAATGTTtcaaaaccaaacattttgtTTATCCTTGCTGATGACTATGGATATAATGACATTGGTTACCATGGATCCGaaataaaaacaccaaatttGGATAAACTTGCGATGTCAGGAGTGAGGTTAGAGAACTATTACGTACAACCAATCTGTACACCAACACGAAGTCAGCTACTTACAGGCAGATATCAG ATACACACTGGATTACAGAGAGGCGTAATTTGGCCTACTCAACCTAGAAGTATACCGTTAGACAGTAAAACTATCGCCGACAAATTATCGGATGCCGGCTACTCTACGCATATGGTGGGAAAATGGCATCTCGGATACCACAAGCGAGAATATCTCCCCACAAGACGCGGCTTTCATAGTTTCTTCG GTTTTCTAAATGGTCATGGTGAATACTTCTCTTACAAATCGAAATACAAGCACTACCGAGGCTTTGACCTAAGGGAGAATGAGGCGCCGGCTAACATCAAGAAATATCAAGGAAAATATTCAACACATGTATATGCTAACAGGGTCATAGATATTTTCAAGCAACACAAAACTggaaat CCGTTGTTTGTATATCTATCATTCCAAGCCCCGCATACACCATTACAAGTTCCTGAATCTTACTTGAACCAGTACAAGCACATACAGGTTCCTGGCAGAAAAAAATATGCAG CAATGGTTTCATGTATGGACGAGGCAGTAGGCAAAATAACACAGGCTCTGAAAGATATCGGAGTCTGGGATAACACATTACTTATCTTTACATCAG ACAATGGAGCAGAGTACGGATCTGGAAGTAACAAACCGTTGCGAGGATTTAAGGCGAGCTACTGGGAGGGCGCTATCAGAGCGGTAGGATTTATACATGGAAAACTTCTAAATCCTAAATTGATTGGATCTACATCTAACGAACTGCTTCATGTGACAGACTGGTTCCCGACTCTTGTTAGTCTTGCGGGTGGGGACTATGAGGGAACCAAACCTCTGGACGGACATGACCAAAGAGAATGTATTTT tGAAGGCAAATCTAGCAAACGGagtgaaattttgataaatattgacCCATTGACGGTCGCACCAGGGAGTCCATTATTCAACAAAACATTTGATACAACAATTAGCGCGTCACTAAGATTGGGTAAATGGAAACTTGTCACCGGTACCCCAA CTGGTGGACCAATACGGAAACCACGTAACCCAAACCTTTGGTTAATGAATATCGAGAAAGATCCTCATGAACGCAAGGATTTGTCGGACCAGTACCCATCACTTGTACAGTACATGTTGAAACGACTTGAATATTACCAGAGCACAGCAGCGCCTCCAGTGGTACCAACAGAGGACCCTAAGGCAGATCCCGCTCTTCTTGGTGGATTCTGGGGACCTTGGCTGGACAATTAG
- the LOC123559459 gene encoding uncharacterized protein LOC123559459, producing MIWKPDFTRKAQNYPEMLRHNKFVNFSCKQPDEYDTMKTACRLPDIPVIRYTENTISRISYIHPSRFKNLAPDYNKPKASGNPDKKAVTGIVPNLIVPAYLPVIEK from the exons ATGATATGGAAACCAGATTTTACCAGAAAAGCACAAAACTATCCCGAAATGTTGCGCCATAACA AATTTGTGAATTTCTCGTGCAAGCAGCCCGATGAGTACGACACGATGAAGACAGCGTGCAGACTTCCGGACATACCAGTCATACGGTACACGGAAAATACCATATCCAGAATAAGTTATATACATCCGTCAAGGTTTAAGAACCTTGCTCCCGACTACAATAAACCGAAAGCCTCGGGGAACCCAGACAAAAAGGCTGTTACAGGAATAG ttcCAAACTTGATAGTTCCAGCTTATCTTCCAGTAATTGAGAAATAA